In Paenibacillus hexagrammi, the following are encoded in one genomic region:
- the rpmJ gene encoding 50S ribosomal protein L36: MKVRPSVKPICEKCKVIRRKGNVMVICENPKHKQKQG; this comes from the coding sequence ATGAAGGTGAGACCGTCGGTTAAACCAATTTGCGAGAAATGCAAAGTTATCCGCCGTAAAGGCAACGTAATGGTAATTTGCGAAAATCCGAAACACAAACAAAAACAAGGATAA
- the rpsM gene encoding 30S ribosomal protein S13, translating to MARLAGVDLPRDKRVVIALTYIFGIGPTTARKIIETTGINENTRVRDLTEDEVSKIRDVIDKTLKVEGDLRREISLNIKRLIEIGSYRGLRHRRGLPVRGQRTKTNARTRKGPRRTVANKKK from the coding sequence ATGGCACGTTTAGCTGGAGTTGACTTACCTCGTGATAAACGAGTAGTTATCGCTTTGACTTACATTTTCGGAATCGGCCCTACAACAGCTCGTAAAATCATCGAAACAACAGGGATCAACGAGAACACTCGTGTTCGTGACCTGACAGAAGATGAAGTGAGCAAAATCCGTGACGTGATCGACAAAACTTTGAAAGTAGAAGGCGATCTGCGTCGTGAAATCTCCCTGAACATCAAGCGTTTGATCGAAATCGGATCCTACCGTGGTCTTCGTCACCGCCGTGGTCTTCCTGTTCGCGGACAACGTACTAAAACTAACGCTCGTACACGTAAAGGTCCTCGTCGTACAGTAGCTAACAAGAAGAAATAA